The following are encoded in a window of Arthrobacter woluwensis genomic DNA:
- a CDS encoding FMN-binding negative transcriptional regulator yields MRHTPRYLMTDPDEVKRLIRNNPWATFVSPSSQGLTASHYPAILDEEEDGIVIVSHFGRPDEKLHELGEHEILVIIQGPHDYVSPSWYAPGDLVPTWNHVTAHLYGTPEFLSDEENYAMLGRLTDHFERHQPHGRSLSEDEEGTRRIAKGTVGLRMKVDRFEARAKLSQNKGPETVENIVGEVGKKNPALAEEMRRVHPRQEG; encoded by the coding sequence ATGCGTCACACACCCCGCTATCTCATGACCGATCCCGACGAGGTCAAGCGGCTCATCCGCAACAACCCGTGGGCGACCTTCGTCTCGCCGTCGTCTCAGGGGCTCACGGCGTCCCACTACCCGGCCATCCTGGACGAGGAGGAGGACGGGATCGTCATCGTCAGCCACTTCGGCCGTCCGGACGAGAAACTCCACGAACTCGGCGAGCACGAGATCCTGGTCATCATCCAGGGTCCGCACGACTACGTCTCACCGAGCTGGTACGCGCCGGGCGACCTGGTGCCCACCTGGAATCACGTGACCGCTCATCTGTACGGGACGCCGGAGTTCCTGAGCGACGAGGAGAACTACGCCATGCTGGGCCGTCTCACGGATCACTTCGAACGCCACCAGCCGCACGGCCGGAGCCTGAGCGAGGACGAGGAGGGGACGCGCCGCATCGCGAAGGGCACGGTCGGGCTGCGGATGAAGGTCGACCGCTTCGAGGCGCGGGCGAAGCTCAGTCAGAACAAGGGCCCGGAGACGGTGGAGAACATCGTGGGGGAGGTGGGGAAGAAGAACCCCGCGCTGGCCGAGGAGATGCGCCGGGTCCACCCCCGCCAGGAGGGGTGA
- a CDS encoding GlsB/YeaQ/YmgE family stress response membrane protein gives MGFLGWIVLGLIAGAIAKALMPGEQGGGWLATLLLGVVGALVGGWIGSAIFNVGVNEFWSLSTWLLAIVGSLVVLFIWGLITKKRA, from the coding sequence ATGGGATTTCTTGGTTGGATCGTCCTTGGACTCATCGCCGGCGCGATTGCGAAGGCCCTCATGCCGGGCGAGCAGGGCGGCGGCTGGCTGGCGACCCTGCTCCTCGGAGTGGTGGGCGCACTGGTAGGCGGCTGGATCGGATCAGCCATCTTCAATGTCGGCGTGAATGAATTCTGGTCCCTGTCGACGTGGCTGCTGGCGATCGTCGGATCGCTCGTGGTCCTCTTCATCTGGGGCCTCATCACGAAGAAACGCGCCTGA
- a CDS encoding FadR/GntR family transcriptional regulator yields the protein MTSRQPSLHHQALEILGRRIVTGDLPAGHVMLAENLEAELKVSRSVVREAVRVLQSLGMVESIKRVGIRVLPAHAWNPFDASVIRWKMDSDARGAQLRSLAELRSAVEPVASELAAQNAPFALRRELLQVAEEMARVGRQGKLERFLDLDTRFHALVLSGSGNEMFATLIGQVAETLAGRTTHGLMPSQPKEEALQWHLDVARAILDGKAAAARRASAKLINETIEDLSPQWAGQPRVFVPLKPLSTQG from the coding sequence ATGACGAGCCGTCAGCCCAGCCTTCACCACCAGGCACTGGAGATCCTCGGACGCAGGATCGTCACCGGGGACCTTCCCGCGGGTCACGTCATGCTGGCGGAGAACCTTGAGGCCGAGCTGAAAGTGTCCCGGTCCGTGGTCCGCGAGGCCGTCCGGGTCCTTCAGTCCCTCGGCATGGTGGAGAGCATCAAGCGGGTGGGCATCCGCGTGCTCCCGGCCCACGCCTGGAATCCCTTCGACGCCAGCGTGATCCGCTGGAAGATGGACAGCGACGCGCGGGGCGCCCAGTTGCGGTCCCTCGCGGAACTGCGCTCCGCGGTGGAACCCGTGGCCAGTGAGCTGGCGGCGCAGAACGCGCCCTTCGCGCTGCGGCGCGAACTGCTGCAGGTGGCCGAGGAGATGGCGAGGGTGGGGCGCCAAGGGAAGCTTGAACGCTTCCTCGACCTCGACACACGGTTCCACGCCCTGGTGCTCAGCGGTTCGGGGAACGAGATGTTCGCGACCCTGATCGGACAGGTCGCCGAGACCCTGGCCGGACGCACCACGCACGGACTGATGCCGAGCCAGCCGAAGGAGGAGGCCCTCCAATGGCACCTCGACGTGGCCCGGGCCATTCTGGACGGCAAGGCAGCGGCGGCCCGCCGCGCCTCGGCCAAGCTGATCAATGAGACCATCGAGGACCTCTCGCCCCAATGGGCGGGTCAGCCGCGCGTATTCGTCCCCCTCAAGCCGCTCAGCACGCAAGGCTAG
- the gndA gene encoding NADP-dependent phosphogluconate dehydrogenase: MPAQIGVTGLAVMGANLARNLARNGFTVALHNRSVEKTDALLAAHGDEGDFVRTESLQELVDSLEKPRRVLIMVKAGAPVDAVVDQLVPLLDEGDIVIDAGNSHYTDTRRREAALAEKGLHFVGVGVSGGEEGALNGPSIMPGGSKESYEALGPLLEKISAHVDGEPCCAWIGTDGAGHFVKMVHNGIEYADMQVIGEAYDLLRSAAGIEPAEQAKIFEEWNKGELSSFLIEISAEVLGHVDAKTGKPFVDVVVDSAGQKGTGRWTVQSALDLGSPVSGIAESVFARGISSQRAQRAIAQETLEGHEIEVALPENFVEDVRQALYASKLVSYAQGLDMLTSAAKEYGWDLKLDEIASLWRAGCIIRAELLKDIMAAYEGDAKPENLLFAPAFAKSVGEAVPAWRRVVATAVQLGIPVPVFSSSLAYYDGLRRKRLPAALIQGQRDLFGAHTYGRVDEEGTFHTQWSGDRTEVSAVDTH, translated from the coding sequence ATGCCTGCACAAATCGGTGTCACCGGTCTCGCCGTCATGGGGGCCAACCTGGCCCGGAACCTCGCCCGCAACGGCTTCACGGTCGCTCTGCACAACCGCTCCGTGGAGAAGACGGACGCCCTGCTCGCCGCTCACGGCGACGAAGGCGACTTCGTCCGCACCGAGAGCCTCCAGGAACTCGTCGACTCGCTCGAGAAGCCGCGCCGCGTCCTCATCATGGTGAAGGCGGGTGCTCCCGTCGACGCTGTCGTGGACCAGCTCGTCCCGCTGCTGGATGAAGGCGACATCGTGATCGACGCCGGCAACTCCCACTACACGGACACCCGCCGTCGCGAAGCCGCGCTGGCGGAGAAGGGCCTGCACTTCGTGGGCGTCGGCGTCTCCGGTGGTGAGGAAGGTGCACTCAACGGCCCGTCCATCATGCCCGGCGGCTCCAAGGAGTCCTACGAGGCTCTCGGCCCGTTGCTCGAGAAGATCTCCGCTCACGTGGACGGCGAGCCCTGCTGCGCCTGGATCGGCACCGACGGCGCCGGCCACTTCGTCAAGATGGTCCACAACGGCATCGAGTACGCCGACATGCAGGTCATCGGTGAGGCCTACGACCTGCTGCGCAGCGCCGCCGGCATCGAGCCTGCCGAACAGGCCAAGATCTTCGAAGAGTGGAACAAGGGCGAGCTGTCCTCCTTCCTGATCGAGATCTCCGCCGAGGTTCTCGGCCATGTGGACGCCAAGACCGGCAAGCCGTTCGTGGACGTCGTGGTCGATTCCGCCGGTCAGAAGGGCACGGGCCGCTGGACGGTCCAGTCCGCCCTGGACCTGGGTTCGCCGGTCTCCGGCATCGCCGAGTCCGTGTTCGCCCGCGGCATCTCCTCGCAGCGCGCCCAGCGCGCAATCGCCCAGGAGACGCTGGAAGGCCACGAGATCGAGGTGGCCCTTCCGGAGAACTTCGTGGAGGACGTCCGCCAGGCCCTCTACGCCTCCAAGCTCGTCAGCTACGCGCAGGGCCTGGACATGCTGACCAGCGCCGCCAAGGAGTACGGCTGGGACCTGAAGCTGGACGAGATCGCCTCCCTGTGGCGTGCCGGCTGCATCATCCGCGCCGAGCTGCTCAAGGACATCATGGCCGCCTACGAAGGCGACGCCAAGCCGGAGAACCTCCTGTTCGCCCCGGCGTTCGCGAAGTCCGTCGGCGAGGCCGTCCCGGCGTGGCGCCGTGTGGTGGCCACCGCGGTGCAGCTGGGCATCCCGGTCCCGGTGTTCTCCTCCTCGCTGGCCTACTACGACGGCCTGCGCCGCAAGCGCCTGCCGGCCGCCCTGATCCAGGGCCAGCGTGACCTCTTCGGCGCCCACACCTACGGGCGCGTGGATGAAGAGGGCACGTTCCATACCCAGTGGAGCGGTGACCGCACCGAGGTCAGCGCGGTCGACACCCACTGA